GCGGCGGCGGAAACGTCACGGGCCGCATGGCGGCGATCGCGGCCGACGACGACGGCTACGTGTACGCGGGCAGCGCCGGCGGCGGAGTCTGGCGCTCGCGCACCGGAGGCGGCCACTGGCAGCCCATCAGCGACGGGCTGCCCGCCCAGTCCACCGGCGCCCTCGCCCTCGACGGCGCGGGCCGGCTGTGGCTGGGCACCGGCGAGGCCACCACCAACGCCGACGCCTACCTCGGCAGCGGCGTCTACGTCCTCGACCACCCCCACCACAGCACCTTCACCACGCGCAGCCGGGTCGGCGGCGACGAGCTGGAGAGCACCACCATCCACGAGCTGCGCTTCGGCGGCGACACGGTGTGGGCGGCCACCGGCAAGGGCGTGTGGAGCCACTCCACGAAGCAGCTGGGCGGCCCCTGGAAGCTGGAGTTCGCACCCAACCCCGACTATCTGCCGGGCGGTTCGAAGGCGAGCGACCCCAGCGCGCCGTACAAGAACATCGCCAACGACATCGCCATCGACCCCAAGGACCCGTCCAAGGTGGTCCTCGCCGTCGGCTGGCGCAGCGGCGACGACTACAACGGCTTCTACACCAAGGCGGGCGGCTCCTGGACCCGGATCACCGGCGGTCTCGGTGACCTGCCGGCCGACGCGGCCGACGTCGGCAACGTCACCTTCGCCCGCTCCGCCGACGGCTCCCGCTACTACGCCATCGACCAGTCCCCGCAGCAGCTGAACACCAACCCGGACAGCGGCCTGGAGGGCATCTACGTCGCCAAGTCCGGCTCGCCGGCCGGCCCCTGGACGAAGATCGCCGACTACAAGGGTCTCGCCGCCGACAACTCCGCGCTCACCACGGCCGGTTACATGCCCGGAGTCCAGGCCTGGTACAACCAGTTCCTCGCCGTCGACCCGAGCGACGCACAGCACGTGTACGCCGGTCTGGAAGAGGTCTACGAGACCAGGGACGGCGGCGGCACCTGGTCCACCGTCGGCCCGTACTGGAACTTCCCGTTCTCCTGCTGGAGCATCGACCCGTCCCGGCAGACCGGTTCCTGCAGCCAGACCACCCATTCCGACCAGCACGGCGTCGCCATCGGCCGCTACCAGGGCAAGAGCTTCGTCTACGTCGGCAACGACGGCGGCGTCTACAAGCGCCCGGTGAACGGCGCCCAGGACGCCTCCGGCCATGCCACCGACTGGACGTCCCTCAACGACGGCACGATCGACACCCTGCAGTACTACTCCGTCGGCACCGGCAAGGACCTCGACCACGGCGGCCTGTCCGTCACCGGCGGCCTCCAGGACAACGGCCAGTCCGTCCTGCGCGGCAACGACACCGTGATGGGCTCCAACTTCGGCGGCGACGGCGGCGACACGCTCACCGATCCGGCCAACGGCTGCAACATCGCCCAGGAGTACGTCTACCTCGCCGTCCAGGTCACCCAGAACTGTGCCGTGAACGACGGCAGTTGGACCACGGACGCGACCAAGGCCACCTCGTACGCGGTCGCCCCGCCCGACAACGCCACGAGCGAGGCCCGCTTCATCGCCCCGCTCGGGGCGGACATGAAGAACGGCGACACCTGGATCGCCGGCGGCCGCCACATCTGGGTCCAGACCCACGGCTACGCCATCCGCAGCGGCTCCGAGTGGACCAGCGTGCACGACTTCGGCGCCGGCCGCACCGCGACCGCCGTCGCCGCGTCCGGCGGAAAGATCTACGCCGCCTGGTGCGGCCCCTGCAACAACCAGGGCTTCGCCCGCGGCATCGCCGTCGGCAACGCGGACGGCACCGGCTGGCACGACATCAGCCTGCCCGTCGACGGGACCGTGCCCAACCGCTACCTGAGCGGCTTCGCCGTCGACCCGAAGAACGCCGACCACGTCTTCCTCGCCGTCAACGGCTTCTCCCGGCACTGGACCGAGGGTCCCGGCGCCGGCGTCGGCCATGTCTTCGAGTCCACCGACGGCGGCACCACCTGGAAGGACATCTCGGCCAACCTGCCCGACGTGCCGACCGACTCCGCCCTGGTCACGGCGGACGGCGGCCTCGCCGTCGCCACCGACCTCGGCGTCGTCTACCGCGCGCCGGGCCGCACCACCTGGCAGCGCATCGGCAGCCTGCCGGCCGTCGCGGTCCTCCAGCTGAAGACGAGCCCCGACGGCGGCACGCTGTACGCCGCGACGCACGGCCGGGGCATCTACACCGTGAAGGTGTGCGACCTGCGCTGACCGCCGGAGCGCACCGCAGGGGTGGCCCCTGAGCATCCGGGGTCACCCCTCCCCGCGCCGCTTCCCGCGTACCGCCCGTCCCACCTCCGTGCGCAGCGCCACGAATCCCGGCAGGCTGCGTGTGGTGATCTGGTCGCGTTCGCCCGGCAGATCGACCGGCAGGTCCCGGACGATGCGGGAGCCGGGGCCGGGGGAGAGAACGACGACGCGGTCGCCGACGTACACGCTCTCGTCGATGTCATGGGTGACGAACACGATGGTCGTGCCGTCGGCGCGATGGACCTCCAGGAGCAGGTCCTCCAGATCCTCCCGGGTGCCGGCGTCCAGCGAGCCGAAGGGCTCGTCCATGAGCATCAGGGAGGGCCGGCAGACCAGGGCACGGGCGATCGCGACCCGCTGCTGCATGCCGCCGGACAGCTCGCGGGGATGGCGCCGGGCCACCCCGTGCAGCCCGACGCGTTCGAGGATCGTCTCGGCCTCGGCCCGGCGGGCGGCGCGCTTGAGACCCCGGCGGCGCAGCGGCAGGGCCACGTTGTCGCGGACGGTGAGCCAGGGCAGCAGCGAGCGGCCGTACTCCTGGAAGACGACCGCGAGGTGCTCCGGCACCCCGGTCACCGGTGTCCCGTCGACCGTGACCGTGCCCTCCTGCGCGGGCAGCAGCCCGGCGATGGTCCGCAGCAGTGTGGACTTGCCGCAGCCGGAGGGCCCGACCACGCTGAGGAGTTGCCCGTCGGGCACGGTGAGGCTGATGCCGTCCAGGACGCGCTGATCGCCGAAGCGCCGGCTGACGGAGTCGAGGCGCAGCATGCCTCACCCGGCCCAGGGTTCGTACAGGGTGCCCGCGCTGCCGGTGACCCGCAGGTGCAGCAGGAAGGGGCCCGCGTCGTCGCCGCGGCCAAGGGCGTGGTCCAGCGCGGCCGGCAGCTCCTCGGCACGTTCGGCGCGAGCCGCCGGGCAGCCGACGGACTCCGCGAGCGCCGCGAAATCGATCCCGGTGATGTCCGTACCGGGGACGGACGCGATGCCGATCCGGCGGCCCAGCGCGCGGACGGCCGCGTAACCGCCGTTGTCCAGCAGGACGTAGGTGACCGGAGCCGCGTGCCGGGCCGCGCTCCACAGCGCCTGCACCGAGTACAGCGCCGAACCGTCACCGACCACGCACACCACCCGGCGCCGGTCGGCGAGCGCCCTGCCGACCGCGAGCGGCAGGCCCCAGCCCAGCGCCCCGCTGCCCGTGGTCAGGAAGCCTCCGCTCACCTCGATGGGCACGCGCGCGTGCAGCGTGTCACGGTGGCTCGGCGCCTCCTCGACGAGGACCCGGTCGTGCGGCAGCCGGGCGCGCAGCAGATCGAAGAACAGCTCCGGCGTGATCTGCCCCTCGGCCCGGGCCGGGCCGGGAGCCGGCCGGGGCGGCGGCGGATCGCGGTCGGGCTCCTTCAGCAGCGAGGTGAGCCGGGCCAGCGCGGGCCGCAGGGTGGTGACGAGGCTGGTCCCGGTGGGCAGCCAGGCGGCCTGTCCGGGGTCGCAGTCCAGATGGAACAGCTCGGTGCCCGGCGCGAGCGGCGGTCCGTCGTCGGCCACGTGATAGGTGAACACCGGCGCGCCGAGGGCGACCACCACGTCGTACGGCGTGAGCCGTGCGGCCAGTTGACGGGCGACCGGCGGCAGGAACCCCTGGAAGAGCGGGTGGGACTCCGGGAAGCCGGAGCGGCCGGAGAGCGGGCTGATCCACACCCCTGCGCGGATCCGCTCGGCCAGCGCCCGCACCTGTTCCAGCGCGTCCTCGTCGTCCACGCCCGGGCCCACCACCAACGCCGGGCGCGCACATGCGGCCAGCCGGGCGGCGAGTTCGGCGAGGGCGTCGGGGTCGGCCGTGAACGCCGAGTGCACCGTGCGGGGCGCGACGGGCTCGGCGGGCCGGTCCCAGTCGTCCTCGGGCACGGACACGAACACCGGGCCGCGCGGATGCGTCATCGCGATCCGGTGCGCCTCGGCGAGCACGGCCGGCACGTCCTCGGCCCGCTCCGGCTGCCGGGCGGACTTCACGTACGGGCGCGGGAACACGGCCGGTTCGTCGGCGCCCAGGAACGGCCGCAGCTGGATCAGCGAGCGCGCCTGCTGTCCCGCCACGATCACCAGCGGCACCCGGTCGCGGAAGGCGTTGAACACCGCGCCGAGCGCGTGTCCCACCCCGCCCGCCGAGTGCAGACTGACGAACGCGGCGCGCCGCGTACCGAGGGCGTGTCCGGCCGCCATGCCGACGGCGACGGACTCCTGCAGGCCGAGCACATAGGTGAAGTCGTCCGGCCAGTCCCGGAACATCCGCAGCTCTGTGGAGCCCGGATTGCCGAAGACCGTGGTCATACCGGTCTCGCGCAGCAGCCGTACGACCGCCTCCCGGACCGTGGTCGTCGTCATGCCGTCCTCCCTCGGGACGTCCGTGCGCCGACGAGTCGTCTCTCGACCGCCAGCAGACCGGTGTTGAGGAGATACCCGAGCGCGCCGAGCAGCAGCAACGCCGACCACACGGTGAGCAGATCGGAGCGGGTCTGGGCGTCGGTGAGCGTGAAGCCGATACCGTTGTCGCTGCCCGGCAGCAGCTCCGAGAACACCATCAGGATGAGGGACAGTGACAGACTGAGCCGGAGCCCCGCGAAGATCCGGGGCAGCGCCGAGGGCAGGATCAGGAACCAGAGCCGTTCGGGCGCCGTCAGCCGCAGCACGGCCGCCACCTGAAGCCGCAGCGGGTCGGTGGCCCGGGCGCCCTCGGCCGAGTTGACCAGCACCGGCCATACGGCGCTGAATGCGATCGACGCCACCTGCATGGGCGTACCGAAGTCGAAGACGACGACGAACACCGGAACCAGTGCGGGCGGCGGCACGGCCCGCGCGAACTGCAGCACCGGGTTGCACAGCGCGTACGCCACCCTCGAGCGGCCCACCGTGATCCCCAGGGCGATCCCGGCGACGGCGGCGAGCGCGAACCCGGCCGCCATCCGGCCGAGGCTCGGCAGGATGGTGTCGACGGCGGCCGAGGTGAGGAACAGATGGCCGACGGGCCCCGAGAACCACAGGTCGCGGGCGTGCCGGGCGATGCGCAGCGGCGGCGGGAAGTAGACACTGCCCTGCGCACGCGCGGCCAGCTCCCAGCAGACGACGGCCACGAGCAGCACCGACCAGCGCAGGAGGAAGGGGGCGGCAGCGCCGCCGGGCGCAGCGGGCCGCCCGTTGCCCCGTATCGCGGTCACGGCCGGCCCCGCTCCGACGTCCCGGTCTCCGGGCGCGATTCCTGCGCCCAGGCGAACAACCGCCGCTCCACGCCGACCAGTACGCCGTTGATCACCAGCCCGAGACCGCCCGCCCACACCACCCCGGCCAGTACGTCCCGCGTCCCGTCCGTCGCCGTCTCCGCCTGGGCGATGAAGATGCCGAGCCCCTGGCCGAAGCCGGAGAGCAGCTCCGTCGCGACGGCCAGGATCAGGGCGACCGCGGCCGAGATCCGCACCCCGGCCGCGATGAACGGGGCGGTGGTCGGCAACTCCACCCGCAGCAGCACCGCGAGCCGTCCGAACCCGAAGACGCGCAGGGTCTCCTTGGCCAGCGGGTCTGTCTCGCCGAGAGCGTAGACGGTGTTGAACAGCACCGGCCAGAGCGAGGCGTAGGCGATCAGTGTCACCTCCGTCTCCGTGCCCGACCCCAGCAGCAGCGACACCAGCGGGATCAGCGCGACGGACGGCAGCGGGCGCAGAAACTCGGTCACCGCGCGTGCGGCGGCCTCCACGACCGGCACGGCGCCCAGCAGCAGCCCCAGCGGTACGGCGATCGCGCAGGCGAGCCCGAGTCCCAGCGCCCACGCCCGCAGCGTCACTCCGATTCCGTCGAGAAAGGCCGGGTCACCCGCCAACCGGACTGCGCGGGCGAGGACTTCGGAGGCGGGCGGCAAGTAGCTGCGCCGCACGATCCCTGCCCGGGAGACCGCCTCGCAGACCCCGAAGGCCAACGCGGCGCCGAGCAGGCCGAGCGACAGGCCCTGACGCCGTGTCATGTCCACCGTGTCATTTCAGCCGTGTCATTTCAGTTGTGTCACTTCACCAGCAGGGGCGCCGGATCGAAGTCCTTCTTCAGGAGCCCCTGGGTGCGCATGAGCTGGATGAGCCGGCGCAGCGCGGCCGGGTCTGCGGTCTCCGGATAGGTGGGCAGATGGATCGACTTGGCCTGGTCCGCGGTCACCTTGGCGTACTTCGGCAGCTCCGTGCGTACCGCTCCCGGATCCTCGGCGGCGAGCTTGGAGGCCGCCTCGACGGCGCGCCGGAAGCCCTCGGCGGCCTTCGGGTGTTTCTTCACGAAGTCGGCCGTGGTGACGTACCCGCTCGCCGGCAGGCCCAGAGCCGGTCCCGACCCGCCGTCCAGGAGCACCCGCGCGCCCAACTCGCCCTGGATCGCGGTGTCGAAGGGCTCGACCGCGTGGGCGGCGTCCACCTGGCCCTTCTCCAGGGCGGGCCCCATCTGCGGGAACAGGATCTGCCGGTAGACGGGCCGCCCGGCGCCCCGGGCGTCGAGGATCGCGTTCAGGGTCAGGGACTGGATGTTGTTGAGGACGGCGACGGCGACCTTCTTGCCCGCGAGGTCCGCGGGCGACTTGAGGGCGGAGTCCTTGGATACGAGGACGTCCATCATGTGCGGCGCGATCCGGACGCCCTCGGCGAGGATGCGCAGGTCCAGGGTGCCCTTCTCGTATGCCTGGAGGTAGGTGACGTAGTTCGCGCTCGCGATCACGCTCACCTGGCCCTTGAGCAGCGCGGGCAGCGCCTGGATGCTCTGCTGCACGGGCTGGATGCGCACATCCAGGCCCTCCTTGGCGAACAGCCCGCGGTCCCGGGCGAGATAGAGGGCGGCCGAGTCGGTGAGCGGCAGCGCCGCGACGGTCAGCTGCTCCCGCCCGTCGCCGGAGGACGACTTGCCGCCGCCGTCGCAGCCCACGAGGACCAGCGCCGCCGCGGCCACGAGCGCGGCGAGCCGTTTCGTTCCCGAACGTGATCGACGTAATGCCATACCGGCATGACTACCCTCCCATTGTCATGATCGCTACAGAACGGGTCGGGATTTCGAGGTCTTTGGAGAAATACGCACGGAGAGGGCGGACGTCGTACGACCGGGGGGTGTGCAGGGCCAGTTGGGATCGCCGAATGGGACGGCGAGACGTGGGGAACGCAGGGGACGCGGGGATCGTGCACCCCGGGGCGCTGGGCGCACGGGTGGGGGCGCAGGCGGTGGCCGCGGGGGCGAGGGCGTGGTGGGTGCAGGAAGGGCGCTCGGCCGACACCCGGCGCCGGGCCGCCGAGGCCGGACCGCGCACCGCCACGGACCTGGCGGAGCCGGCGGAGCGCTGCGCGACCGTCCTCAGCGCGTGACGGAAGCCCGGTGGTGAGCGGCGCTCGGCTGGTCGCATATCTGGGCAGGACCCCGTCACCACGGTGACAGGTCAGGCCAGTGGGCTCGCGATGCGCAGGGGTGTCGTGGGGTTCGGTGGTGTGGAGTCGGTGGGATCCGTGACGTCCGTCCACCAGGCCGCGCCGTCCTCGATATAGCGCAGGAGCACGCCCTCACGGATCGCCCATGGACAGACGACGGCCCCGCGCAGTCCCATGAGCTTCAGCGCCGTGTGGCCGACGACGGCTCCGGCCAGGCTCTGCGCGGCGCGCGGCGCGGAGAT
The genomic region above belongs to Streptomyces sp. CG1 and contains:
- a CDS encoding ABC transporter permease codes for the protein MTRRQGLSLGLLGAALAFGVCEAVSRAGIVRRSYLPPASEVLARAVRLAGDPAFLDGIGVTLRAWALGLGLACAIAVPLGLLLGAVPVVEAAARAVTEFLRPLPSVALIPLVSLLLGSGTETEVTLIAYASLWPVLFNTVYALGETDPLAKETLRVFGFGRLAVLLRVELPTTAPFIAAGVRISAAVALILAVATELLSGFGQGLGIFIAQAETATDGTRDVLAGVVWAGGLGLVINGVLVGVERRLFAWAQESRPETGTSERGRP
- a CDS encoding glycosyl hydrolase, encoding MSVPTHRRRWFTLCALAASAALVAIPPSAASGRSASPFGVRVLGQLAKEREQSVGATSPHLAADGHGGSEADEIAEGADQYAEARTSPGVVAPGAYGAAWHDLTNLRSTGGSWRNITDLPYDSDDPRYRDIDSNSSGGGGNVTGRMAAIAADDDGYVYAGSAGGGVWRSRTGGGHWQPISDGLPAQSTGALALDGAGRLWLGTGEATTNADAYLGSGVYVLDHPHHSTFTTRSRVGGDELESTTIHELRFGGDTVWAATGKGVWSHSTKQLGGPWKLEFAPNPDYLPGGSKASDPSAPYKNIANDIAIDPKDPSKVVLAVGWRSGDDYNGFYTKAGGSWTRITGGLGDLPADAADVGNVTFARSADGSRYYAIDQSPQQLNTNPDSGLEGIYVAKSGSPAGPWTKIADYKGLAADNSALTTAGYMPGVQAWYNQFLAVDPSDAQHVYAGLEEVYETRDGGGTWSTVGPYWNFPFSCWSIDPSRQTGSCSQTTHSDQHGVAIGRYQGKSFVYVGNDGGVYKRPVNGAQDASGHATDWTSLNDGTIDTLQYYSVGTGKDLDHGGLSVTGGLQDNGQSVLRGNDTVMGSNFGGDGGDTLTDPANGCNIAQEYVYLAVQVTQNCAVNDGSWTTDATKATSYAVAPPDNATSEARFIAPLGADMKNGDTWIAGGRHIWVQTHGYAIRSGSEWTSVHDFGAGRTATAVAASGGKIYAAWCGPCNNQGFARGIAVGNADGTGWHDISLPVDGTVPNRYLSGFAVDPKNADHVFLAVNGFSRHWTEGPGAGVGHVFESTDGGTTWKDISANLPDVPTDSALVTADGGLAVATDLGVVYRAPGRTTWQRIGSLPAVAVLQLKTSPDGGTLYAATHGRGIYTVKVCDLR
- a CDS encoding ABC transporter substrate-binding protein; protein product: MALRRSRSGTKRLAALVAAAALVLVGCDGGGKSSSGDGREQLTVAALPLTDSAALYLARDRGLFAKEGLDVRIQPVQQSIQALPALLKGQVSVIASANYVTYLQAYEKGTLDLRILAEGVRIAPHMMDVLVSKDSALKSPADLAGKKVAVAVLNNIQSLTLNAILDARGAGRPVYRQILFPQMGPALEKGQVDAAHAVEPFDTAIQGELGARVLLDGGSGPALGLPASGYVTTADFVKKHPKAAEGFRRAVEAASKLAAEDPGAVRTELPKYAKVTADQAKSIHLPTYPETADPAALRRLIQLMRTQGLLKKDFDPAPLLVK
- the mdlC gene encoding benzoylformate decarboxylase, which gives rise to MTTTTVREAVVRLLRETGMTTVFGNPGSTELRMFRDWPDDFTYVLGLQESVAVGMAAGHALGTRRAAFVSLHSAGGVGHALGAVFNAFRDRVPLVIVAGQQARSLIQLRPFLGADEPAVFPRPYVKSARQPERAEDVPAVLAEAHRIAMTHPRGPVFVSVPEDDWDRPAEPVAPRTVHSAFTADPDALAELAARLAACARPALVVGPGVDDEDALEQVRALAERIRAGVWISPLSGRSGFPESHPLFQGFLPPVARQLAARLTPYDVVVALGAPVFTYHVADDGPPLAPGTELFHLDCDPGQAAWLPTGTSLVTTLRPALARLTSLLKEPDRDPPPPRPAPGPARAEGQITPELFFDLLRARLPHDRVLVEEAPSHRDTLHARVPIEVSGGFLTTGSGALGWGLPLAVGRALADRRRVVCVVGDGSALYSVQALWSAARHAAPVTYVLLDNGGYAAVRALGRRIGIASVPGTDITGIDFAALAESVGCPAARAERAEELPAALDHALGRGDDAGPFLLHLRVTGSAGTLYEPWAG
- a CDS encoding ABC transporter ATP-binding protein, whose protein sequence is MLRLDSVSRRFGDQRVLDGISLTVPDGQLLSVVGPSGCGKSTLLRTIAGLLPAQEGTVTVDGTPVTGVPEHLAVVFQEYGRSLLPWLTVRDNVALPLRRRGLKRAARRAEAETILERVGLHGVARRHPRELSGGMQQRVAIARALVCRPSLMLMDEPFGSLDAGTREDLEDLLLEVHRADGTTIVFVTHDIDESVYVGDRVVVLSPGPGSRIVRDLPVDLPGERDQITTRSLPGFVALRTEVGRAVRGKRRGEG
- a CDS encoding ABC transporter permease — its product is MTAIRGNGRPAAPGGAAAPFLLRWSVLLVAVVCWELAARAQGSVYFPPPLRIARHARDLWFSGPVGHLFLTSAAVDTILPSLGRMAAGFALAAVAGIALGITVGRSRVAYALCNPVLQFARAVPPPALVPVFVVVFDFGTPMQVASIAFSAVWPVLVNSAEGARATDPLRLQVAAVLRLTAPERLWFLILPSALPRIFAGLRLSLSLSLILMVFSELLPGSDNGIGFTLTDAQTRSDLLTVWSALLLLGALGYLLNTGLLAVERRLVGARTSRGRTA